A stretch of Pseudomonas sp. CCC3.1 DNA encodes these proteins:
- a CDS encoding OprD family porin has protein sequence MRSQNTRSLILMGLGSMSLSLPLTGMAEGFVDDTKATLTLRNAYINRNYTNPDYPSSRAPQSKAEEWTQNFILDVKSGFTQGTVGFGVDVLGMYSQKLDGGKGTVGTQLLPTHSDGEPADNFGRLGVAAKAKFSNTELKVGEWMPVLPILRSDDGRSLPQTFRGAQITSKEIAGLNLYGGQFRANSPRNDASMEDMSLNGKGAFTSDRFNFAGGDYTFNEKRTQVGVWYAELENIYQQQFLNVIHSQPIGDVTLGANLGYFWGKEDGSKRAGDLDNKTASALFSAKYKGNTLYVGLQKVSGDDGWFRVNGTSGGTLANDSYNSSYDLAKERSWQLRHDLDFAVLGVPGLTMMNRYISGDNIHTATVNNGKEWGRESELAYTVQSGTLKDLTVRWRNASIRRDYSAHEFDENRIFISYPLSLL, from the coding sequence ATGAGATCTCAAAACACCCGTTCATTGATTCTTATGGGGCTTGGCAGCATGAGTCTGTCGCTGCCGTTGACGGGCATGGCTGAAGGGTTTGTCGATGACACCAAAGCCACCCTCACGCTGCGCAACGCTTACATCAATCGCAATTACACCAACCCGGACTACCCCAGCAGCCGCGCCCCACAAAGCAAGGCTGAGGAATGGACGCAAAACTTCATTCTGGACGTCAAATCCGGCTTTACCCAAGGCACCGTCGGTTTCGGCGTTGACGTGCTGGGCATGTACTCGCAGAAGCTTGATGGTGGCAAAGGCACCGTCGGCACTCAACTGCTGCCCACCCACAGCGATGGTGAACCGGCTGACAACTTCGGGCGCCTCGGCGTCGCGGCCAAGGCCAAGTTTTCTAACACTGAATTAAAAGTGGGCGAATGGATGCCCGTGCTGCCGATCTTGCGTTCAGACGATGGCCGCTCCCTGCCACAAACCTTCCGTGGCGCACAGATCACCTCCAAGGAAATCGCGGGTCTTAACCTCTACGGCGGCCAGTTCCGCGCCAACAGCCCGCGTAACGATGCGAGCATGGAAGACATGTCGCTCAACGGCAAAGGCGCGTTTACCTCTGACCGTTTCAACTTTGCCGGCGGTGATTACACCTTCAATGAAAAACGCACTCAAGTAGGCGTGTGGTACGCGGAACTGGAAAATATCTATCAGCAACAATTCCTTAACGTGATTCACAGCCAGCCAATTGGCGATGTCACGCTCGGCGCGAACCTGGGTTATTTCTGGGGCAAAGAAGACGGCAGCAAACGAGCCGGCGATCTGGACAACAAAACTGCCTCTGCACTGTTCTCCGCCAAATACAAAGGCAACACGTTGTATGTCGGCTTGCAGAAAGTCAGCGGCGATGATGGCTGGTTCCGCGTCAACGGCACCAGCGGCGGGACCCTAGCCAACGACAGCTACAACTCCAGCTATGACCTGGCCAAAGAACGCTCCTGGCAGCTGCGCCACGACCTGGATTTTGCCGTACTTGGCGTACCTGGCCTGACCATGATGAACCGCTACATCAGCGGCGATAACATCCATACCGCAACCGTCAATAACGGCAAGGAATGGGGCCGCGAATCGGAACTGGCCTACACCGTGCAAAGCGGCACGCTCAAGGATCTGACGGTGCGCTGGCGCAACGCTTCCATTCGTCGCGACTACAGCGCCCACGAGTTTGACGAAAACCGTATCTTCATCAGCTACCCGCTGTCGTTGTTGTAA
- a CDS encoding FadR/GntR family transcriptional regulator — protein sequence MEKPTDVPRLPRKRRSLAQELVTVLSEQIRDGLLKRGDKLPTESAIMEAHGVSRTVVREAISRLQAAGQVETRHGIGTFVLDTPSPSGFRIDPATVVTLRDVLAILELRISLEVESAGLAAQRRSSEQLAAMRAALDALNENTARNGDAVASDFQFHLQIALSTGNRYFTDIMNHLGTSIIPRTRLNSASLAHDDQQHYMSRLSREHEEIYAAIARQDSDAARAAMRLHLTNSRERLRHAHEEAEAQG from the coding sequence ATGGAAAAACCGACCGACGTTCCCCGCCTTCCTCGCAAACGCCGCAGCCTCGCGCAGGAGTTGGTGACGGTGCTGTCCGAGCAGATTCGCGACGGCTTGCTCAAGCGCGGCGACAAACTGCCCACCGAGTCCGCGATCATGGAAGCACATGGCGTAAGCCGCACGGTGGTGCGTGAAGCCATCTCCCGTTTGCAGGCGGCGGGGCAAGTCGAGACCCGGCACGGCATCGGCACCTTTGTGCTGGACACCCCGAGCCCGAGCGGTTTTCGCATCGACCCGGCAACCGTGGTCACGTTACGTGATGTGCTGGCGATTCTGGAATTGCGTATCAGCCTGGAAGTCGAGTCGGCCGGTCTGGCGGCACAACGTCGCAGTTCCGAACAATTGGCCGCGATGCGGGCTGCTCTGGATGCCCTGAACGAAAACACCGCGCGTAACGGCGATGCGGTGGCGTCGGACTTCCAGTTTCACTTGCAGATCGCGCTGTCGACCGGCAACCGCTACTTCACTGACATCATGAATCACCTGGGCACCAGCATCATTCCGCGCACCCGTCTGAACTCGGCGAGCCTGGCCCATGACGACCAGCAACACTACATGAGCCGCCTGAGCCGCGAACACGAAGAAATCTATGCGGCCATTGCCCGCCAGGACTCCGATGCCGCCCGCGCCGCCATGCGCCTGCACCTGACCAACAGCCGCGAACGCCTGCGCCACGCCCATGAAGAGGCAGAGGCGCAGGGTTGA
- a CDS encoding AI-2E family transporter, producing the protein MNETSLQRKTLILLLAFVTIAFIWILLPFYGAIFWAVALGILFAPLQRKLVLKFKGRRNLATFTTLTTCTLIAILPVIFTTILLVQEVATLYSDVQSGKINVANYVAQVESIMPRQLQQWLDQLGLGSIDGVSDKIAKGALEGSQFFATQVFNFGQSTFELVVSFFIMLYLLYFFIRDGQAMVRLIRNAVPMAEQHKRLLQIKLRRVVRASVKGNLAVAVVQGALGGMIFWILGIQSSLFWAVLMMFLSLLPAVGAGIVWAPVAVYFLTTGMIWQGVVLALFGVFVIGMVDNVLRPILVGKDTKMPDFLILISTLGGMAIFGLNGFVIGPLIAALFLSSWGLFSGTRRKVRLPADFPQND; encoded by the coding sequence ATGAACGAAACAAGCCTGCAACGCAAAACCCTGATTTTACTGCTGGCCTTCGTGACCATTGCCTTTATCTGGATCTTGTTACCGTTTTACGGGGCGATTTTTTGGGCCGTGGCGCTGGGCATTCTGTTCGCGCCCTTGCAGCGCAAACTGGTTCTGAAATTCAAAGGCCGACGCAACCTGGCCACCTTCACCACCCTGACCACGTGCACCCTGATCGCGATTTTGCCCGTGATATTCACCACCATTTTGCTGGTGCAAGAAGTCGCGACACTCTACAGCGATGTGCAAAGCGGCAAGATCAACGTCGCCAACTACGTGGCGCAAGTTGAAAGCATTATGCCGCGACAACTCCAGCAGTGGCTCGACCAACTGGGGCTGGGCAGTATCGACGGTGTCAGCGACAAAATTGCCAAGGGCGCACTTGAAGGCAGTCAGTTCTTTGCCACACAAGTGTTTAACTTTGGCCAAAGCACCTTTGAGCTGGTGGTGAGCTTTTTCATCATGCTCTACCTGTTGTACTTCTTTATCCGTGACGGCCAGGCCATGGTGCGTCTGATCCGCAACGCGGTGCCCATGGCTGAACAGCATAAGCGCCTGCTGCAAATTAAATTGCGCCGCGTGGTCAGGGCTTCAGTCAAAGGCAATCTGGCGGTTGCAGTGGTTCAGGGCGCGCTGGGCGGGATGATCTTCTGGATCCTTGGCATCCAGAGCTCACTGTTCTGGGCGGTGCTGATGATGTTCTTGTCCTTGTTGCCCGCCGTGGGTGCGGGCATCGTCTGGGCGCCAGTGGCGGTTTACTTTCTGACCACCGGGATGATCTGGCAAGGCGTGGTGCTGGCATTGTTCGGCGTGTTCGTGATCGGCATGGTCGACAACGTACTGCGCCCGATTCTGGTGGGTAAAGACACCAAAATGCCGGATTTCCTGATCCTCATCTCGACCCTGGGCGGCATGGCCATCTTTGGCCTCAATGGCTTTGTGATCGGCCCCTTGATTGCCGCCCTGTTCCTATCCAGTTGGGGACTGTTCAGCGGCACTCGACGTAAAGTGCGGCTACCCGCGGATTTCCCTCAAAACGATTAG
- a CDS encoding TonB-dependent receptor family protein, translating to MRSALSSLLPLALVCAAPAYASPLELGEVQVRSEESSELELAQAALNQVPGASNLIDMNSVENGRVATNSDVLAYQPGVYAQSGGNEGTKVSVRGSGINRAPGAHGSGLYVMFDGLPLTGPGGTPYELFEPLWLSRAEVLRGANGFETGALALGGSINYVTHTGYDAAPLQVRYEAGSYGYQKRQISSGQVVGDLDYYVSLTDAETNGYQDHTSGNSKGIAANVGYRFSPQLETRFYLRYRETDNELAGRVTKDQIKHHPRAANPAYVSGDYTRPQPGSTWLGNKTTMYLDDDSQLEVGLVYHDYPMDLREGPNRLKVAYTDVSGTLNYKRRDTLFGLQSKSTVGLRTTKHLPNSGASEYVRIPRGNTASYAPGTKMRDFSYQGSDTVLHASNDLELIPDLWLTTGMALIYTRRESDVSYPESGGKVSQHDWDYAPRIGLRYEFNPHLQVYGNLSRSVEPPHPWSMIWSSPYVFPVGSGPATGRQSTPIAMQNQTATTLELGTRGDSWVGQWDLAWYYSAVRHELLTVELQAATADLAPIVGESNASPTVHQGIEAGLNSPLWERDGVGKVSLRQAYTFSDFHYRDDSRFGDNRLPGIPQHYYQAEIRYDHPQGFYAGVNTQVASRMAVDYANSYYSSSYMLWGATLGYASPKQDWQTWIDLRNLTGERYAATITPGYDDKGLDAARSTPGEGMGAYVGVSYSFR from the coding sequence ATGCGATCTGCCCTCTCCTCATTGCTCCCCTTGGCGCTCGTGTGTGCCGCGCCTGCCTATGCCAGCCCGCTGGAGCTGGGTGAGGTTCAGGTACGCAGCGAAGAAAGCAGCGAGCTGGAACTCGCCCAGGCCGCTTTGAATCAGGTGCCCGGCGCCAGCAATCTGATCGACATGAACAGCGTCGAGAATGGTCGCGTAGCGACCAACAGCGATGTACTGGCCTATCAGCCCGGTGTGTATGCGCAGTCGGGCGGTAATGAAGGGACCAAAGTGTCGGTGCGCGGTTCGGGCATCAATCGCGCGCCCGGCGCGCACGGCTCAGGCCTGTACGTGATGTTCGACGGCCTGCCGCTGACCGGCCCCGGCGGCACACCTTACGAGTTGTTCGAGCCCCTGTGGTTGAGCCGCGCCGAAGTGTTGCGCGGTGCCAATGGTTTTGAAACCGGCGCCCTGGCCTTGGGGGGCTCGATCAATTACGTGACCCATACCGGTTACGACGCCGCACCGCTGCAAGTGCGCTACGAAGCGGGCAGCTATGGCTACCAAAAGCGCCAGATCAGTTCAGGCCAAGTAGTGGGCGACCTTGATTACTACGTGTCGCTGACCGACGCCGAAACCAACGGTTATCAGGATCACACGTCAGGCAACAGCAAAGGCATCGCGGCCAATGTCGGCTACCGCTTCAGCCCGCAATTGGAAACACGTTTTTACCTGCGCTACCGCGAGACGGATAACGAACTCGCTGGCCGGGTCACCAAAGATCAGATCAAACATCACCCAAGGGCCGCCAACCCGGCCTATGTGAGCGGTGACTACACCCGCCCGCAACCCGGCAGCACTTGGCTGGGCAACAAAACCACGATGTACCTGGACGACGATTCCCAGCTGGAAGTCGGGCTGGTGTACCACGATTACCCAATGGACCTGCGCGAAGGACCCAACCGGCTCAAGGTTGCCTACACCGACGTCAGTGGCACTTTGAATTACAAGCGTCGTGACACCCTGTTTGGTCTGCAAAGCAAATCCACTGTGGGCTTGCGCACCACCAAACACCTGCCCAACAGCGGCGCCTCCGAATACGTGCGCATCCCGCGCGGCAACACCGCCAGCTATGCGCCGGGCACCAAAATGCGCGACTTCAGTTATCAGGGTTCGGACACCGTGCTGCACGCCAGCAATGATCTGGAGCTGATACCCGACCTGTGGCTGACCACCGGCATGGCGCTGATCTATACCCGCCGCGAAAGCGACGTGAGCTACCCCGAGAGCGGCGGCAAGGTCAGCCAGCACGATTGGGACTACGCGCCGCGTATCGGCTTGCGCTATGAGTTCAACCCGCACTTGCAGGTATACGGCAACCTCAGTCGCTCGGTCGAACCGCCGCACCCGTGGTCGATGATCTGGAGTTCGCCGTACGTCTTCCCGGTCGGCAGCGGCCCGGCCACTGGGCGCCAAAGCACACCGATTGCGATGCAGAACCAAACCGCCACCACGCTTGAGCTGGGCACCCGCGGCGATTCATGGGTGGGCCAGTGGGACCTGGCCTGGTACTACTCGGCGGTCCGCCATGAACTGCTGACCGTTGAACTGCAAGCCGCAACCGCCGACCTGGCGCCGATAGTCGGCGAGTCCAACGCCAGCCCTACCGTGCACCAAGGCATCGAAGCCGGGCTCAACAGCCCGTTATGGGAGCGCGATGGCGTGGGCAAAGTGTCGTTGCGTCAGGCCTACACCTTCAGCGACTTCCATTACCGCGATGACTCACGCTTTGGTGACAACCGCTTGCCGGGTATCCCACAGCATTACTACCAGGCTGAGATCCGTTACGACCACCCGCAAGGTTTCTATGCTGGGGTAAACACCCAAGTCGCCTCACGCATGGCGGTGGATTACGCCAACTCGTATTACTCGTCGTCCTACATGCTCTGGGGCGCAACGCTGGGGTATGCCTCGCCCAAGCAGGACTGGCAAACCTGGATCGACTTGCGCAACCTGACAGGCGAACGCTACGCCGCCACGATTACGCCTGGCTACGACGACAAAGGGCTGGATGCCGCCCGCTCCACCCCCGGCGAAGGCATGGGTGCCTACGTCGGGGTTTCGTACAGCTTCCGCTAA
- a CDS encoding YcaO-like family protein encodes MPTLFVPTERERDLVQANTQIQHELKQLNLHDQLQILGTRIVNARVMLRHATLHQQAGGSGKGDKDNALTGAYYEALEHYLTEFHGLDAALDYVDASSFERSGFFQDDSLLDAVIENSTARIACRRYQSPLDESSFNYPIAFSLPNYADAPLAQDTFNYASLRRYCCNSGIAIGATYNEAVLHAINECLERDALSLFLLNHFYYQHKEPLRVLERPGAELPLAQLWRDAEVELSAQVVVLDISNEFEAKTYLAFTLPRSQHAGIFGSGTSLSAEHAVTRALTELVQMQLGAQLPEVAHHLYHQERHLAVFPRLQRCLQLDLQALMLTANRHNVALPAAYAVTALDEQIQILAINMRQHQRELGISIMFSSERGTTLANVVIPGLERFYIVCSGNVVIPQARGLALKTRKARQFA; translated from the coding sequence ATGCCCACATTATTCGTACCCACTGAACGAGAACGTGACTTGGTGCAAGCCAATACCCAAATCCAACATGAACTTAAGCAATTAAATCTGCATGACCAACTGCAAATCCTCGGCACACGCATCGTTAATGCACGCGTCATGCTGAGACACGCAACCCTGCACCAACAGGCCGGGGGGTCCGGTAAGGGAGATAAAGACAACGCGCTGACCGGCGCCTACTACGAAGCGCTAGAACATTACTTGACCGAATTTCACGGGCTGGATGCCGCGCTGGATTATGTCGACGCAAGCAGTTTTGAGCGATCCGGTTTTTTTCAAGACGACAGTTTGCTGGATGCTGTTATCGAAAACAGCACCGCGCGCATTGCGTGTCGCCGTTATCAAAGCCCTCTGGACGAGAGCAGCTTCAACTACCCCATTGCCTTCAGCCTGCCGAACTATGCGGATGCACCGCTCGCACAGGACACCTTCAACTACGCTAGCTTGCGCCGCTACTGCTGTAACAGCGGAATTGCCATTGGCGCCACCTACAACGAAGCCGTGCTCCACGCTATCAATGAATGCCTTGAGCGGGACGCGCTCTCGCTGTTTTTACTCAATCATTTTTACTACCAGCACAAAGAGCCCTTACGCGTGCTGGAGCGGCCTGGAGCTGAACTGCCTTTGGCACAGCTATGGCGCGACGCCGAAGTAGAACTGAGTGCGCAAGTCGTGGTGCTCGACATCAGTAATGAATTTGAAGCCAAAACCTATCTGGCCTTTACCTTGCCTCGTAGCCAGCACGCGGGCATCTTCGGCTCAGGCACCTCCCTGTCTGCAGAACATGCTGTAACTCGAGCCCTGACCGAACTGGTGCAAATGCAATTGGGCGCGCAGCTGCCTGAAGTCGCCCACCATCTTTATCATCAGGAACGTCATTTAGCGGTTTTTCCGCGCCTGCAACGCTGCCTGCAATTGGACCTGCAAGCCCTAATGCTCACCGCAAACAGGCACAACGTCGCCTTGCCAGCGGCCTATGCCGTGACAGCTCTGGATGAACAAATTCAAATACTTGCGATAAACATGCGTCAGCATCAAAGAGAGCTGGGGATCAGCATCATGTTTAGCTCCGAACGGGGGACTACCTTGGCCAACGTCGTGATTCCCGGTCTTGAGCGTTTTTACATCGTCTGCAGCGGTAACGTGGTGATACCCCAAGCTCGTGGGTTGGCCTTGAAAACGCGTAAAGCACGGCAATTTGCCTGA
- a CDS encoding alpha/beta fold hydrolase, with amino-acid sequence MSPTMPLRGHFQTSDGHQLYWERHGNPTGEPVFFVHGGPGGYSSPEHLGFFDLEIFSVVLFDQRGCGRSLPQGRLTKNCTALLVEDIDSLRQFFGFEKISLLGVSWGSWLVLQYQHQYQERVLRSVVASVFVPIEEVYAPYDQALANSLTHLGSPDNPHTLQHIHDALCSDNAERQRAAALLWSKAQLCDKLSTDQLEAFVDDVAIASIRLDLHYHLNRYFCRPEDVSLQVGAMTTMVQGVFDHCGMLSLRWLQQRSQGRSRLVRAGHNAFEPRLYKAIKQELQIINKLTTE; translated from the coding sequence TTGAGCCCGACCATGCCGCTGCGCGGTCACTTCCAGACTTCAGACGGCCATCAGTTGTATTGGGAGCGTCACGGCAACCCTACGGGTGAACCTGTATTTTTTGTCCATGGAGGCCCCGGTGGTTACAGCAGCCCCGAGCACCTGGGTTTTTTTGACCTGGAGATTTTCTCGGTTGTGTTGTTTGATCAGCGCGGCTGTGGCCGCTCGTTGCCACAAGGGCGACTGACGAAAAACTGCACGGCTTTACTGGTCGAAGATATTGACTCACTCCGGCAGTTTTTCGGGTTCGAAAAGATCAGCTTGCTGGGAGTGTCTTGGGGTAGCTGGCTGGTGCTGCAGTATCAGCATCAGTATCAGGAGCGCGTGCTGAGAAGTGTTGTTGCCTCTGTGTTTGTACCGATTGAAGAGGTCTACGCACCCTATGATCAAGCATTGGCCAACAGTTTGACTCATCTTGGCAGCCCGGATAATCCGCACACGCTTCAGCACATCCATGACGCCCTGTGCAGCGATAATGCCGAACGGCAAAGAGCGGCCGCCCTGCTTTGGAGCAAAGCCCAGTTATGCGACAAACTGAGTACCGATCAACTGGAAGCGTTTGTCGACGACGTCGCCATCGCCTCTATTCGTCTGGACCTGCATTACCATTTAAACCGCTACTTTTGCCGCCCCGAAGACGTATCGCTGCAGGTAGGCGCGATGACAACGATGGTACAAGGCGTCTTCGACCACTGCGGCATGTTAAGCCTGCGATGGTTACAACAACGTTCCCAGGGCCGAAGCCGATTGGTTCGTGCGGGACACAATGCCTTTGAGCCCCGCTTATATAAAGCCATCAAGCAAGAACTGCAGATCATTAACAAGCTTACTACTGAGTAG
- a CDS encoding class I SAM-dependent methyltransferase yields MLANELGLIRQIKALSRTPEQPARLNSPAGPTLNFLFFLTVQNDVYVGRKLLTQTTDRGWQQSSCLLPDHLLGKLFKINYGDSGFSISFTPLAEVDKNNLFEAAIHHSTSDIYFPFPLLDSTGQECVLSQADWADAAAQAEQLDQDERHFRDYCTTFLKPLMTPNTLLYDPACSTGTFIGCMARAFPETHCIGSDHSPAMIEHARLRHPALEFHNADAATMVQTVSRCDVLFLRFLNAEVLYRDDAHDLFCTFARALKPGALLIMFGHTPVLVNVSYWAKKLGLTLKSSLAAREGHLELFEFYVLEAQP; encoded by the coding sequence ATGTTAGCTAATGAACTAGGTCTTATCCGGCAGATCAAGGCACTCAGCCGTACACCTGAACAACCGGCACGTTTAAACTCGCCCGCCGGGCCAACCTTAAATTTTCTTTTTTTTCTGACGGTACAGAACGATGTTTACGTCGGGCGCAAACTGTTGACCCAAACCACAGACCGGGGCTGGCAGCAATCAAGTTGCCTGCTGCCTGATCACCTGCTGGGGAAACTGTTCAAGATCAACTATGGCGACAGCGGGTTCAGCATCTCGTTCACACCACTGGCCGAGGTTGACAAAAACAACCTGTTTGAAGCGGCCATCCATCACTCCACCAGCGATATCTACTTCCCGTTTCCGCTTCTGGACAGCACAGGTCAGGAATGCGTGCTGTCGCAAGCTGATTGGGCCGACGCTGCTGCACAGGCCGAACAACTCGACCAGGATGAACGGCACTTTCGCGACTACTGCACCACGTTCCTGAAACCGCTGATGACGCCCAATACACTGCTCTATGACCCGGCCTGCTCCACGGGTACTTTTATCGGTTGCATGGCGCGTGCCTTTCCTGAGACGCACTGTATCGGCTCAGATCATTCCCCGGCCATGATCGAACATGCGCGTCTTCGGCACCCTGCACTGGAATTCCACAACGCCGACGCAGCCACCATGGTGCAAACGGTCAGTCGCTGCGACGTACTGTTTCTACGCTTCCTGAACGCGGAAGTGCTGTACCGCGACGACGCCCACGATCTATTCTGCACGTTTGCACGCGCCCTCAAACCGGGGGCTCTGCTGATCATGTTTGGCCACACCCCTGTGCTGGTAAACGTCAGCTACTGGGCAAAAAAACTGGGCCTGACGTTGAAGTCCTCATTGGCCGCACGCGAGGGGCACCTTGAGTTGTTTGAGTTTTATGTATTGGAGGCTCAGCCTTGA